Proteins from a genomic interval of Dermacentor variabilis isolate Ectoservices chromosome 8, ASM5094787v1, whole genome shotgun sequence:
- the LOC142591346 gene encoding uncharacterized protein LOC142591346 yields MTDNSSAEKAALKATWSEATQLLCHFHVAQAEWRWLHASSSSITRDERRELMTAFQKVMYASSAEELATATEELLGKPHRAYVTRVRAFLERKEEWVLFFRLSLMTRGHNTHNYAEATIRVLKDVVLGRQKAYNVVALVDLVATVWEDYFSRRLLNHAYNRVPAHQIFYSKLVHRMPESVAQSVCALGDSLYQVPSGQEDGKIYHVWQDVGTCTCRNGQQGAFCKHQALVHSIYGGGFPNAPILKPDDRHKLGILALGDKCPDKSFFGSFLRSQHAPEPQDEPIELDQHHLECSNSNERRQDAAEVLKQIQEEEWRYYSLAADNPYYLTVLEQVLAEMKKVHKEPQVIASYLAQKAAFTSARRRGRTIKVQPTGIARRRPGVGRGSGRLREGRPSKHQKAKRAHALHLSVKCGVPHAKSHGTRH; encoded by the exons ATGACTGAcaattcatcggcagaaaaagcAGCTCTGAAAGCAACATGGTCAGAAGCAACTCAACTTCTGTGCCATTTCCACGTGGCCCAGGCGGAATGGCGGTGGCTCCATGCATCAAGCAGCAGCATCACTCGTGACGAGAGACGGGAACTGATGACAGCATTCCAGAAG GTGATGTATGCGTCATCAGCGGAAGAGCTAGCTACTGCCACTGAGGAGTTGCTAGGGAAGCCTCACCGTGCATATGTGACACGAGTACGTGCATTCCTTGAACGAAAGGAAGAGTGGGTGCTCTTTTTTCGGTTGAGCCTTATGACGAGAGGCCACAACACACACAATTATGCTGAAGCGACTATTCGTGTACTGAAGGATGTGGTGCTTGGCAGGCAAAAGGCATATAATGTAGTTGCCCTTGTGGACCTTGTGGCAACAGTCTGGGAGGACTACTTTTCGAGAAGACTGCTTAATCATGCATACAACCGTGTGCCAGCTCACCAAATCTTCTATAGCAAGCTTGTGCACAGGATGCCTGAAAGTGTTGCACAGTCGGTGTGTGCTCTTGGTGATAGCCTGTACCAGGTGCCCAGTGGGCAGGAAGATGGCAAGATTTATCACGTTTGGCAAGACGTCGGCACTTGCACTTGTAGAAATGGCCAACAAGGGGCATTCTGCAAGCATCAAGCATTGGTTCATAGCATCTATGGGGGAGGATTTCCAAATGCCCCAATACTGAAACCCGATGACCGGCATAAGTTAGGTATCCTTGCCCTGGGTGACAAGTGCCCTGACAAAAGTTTCTTTGGAAGCTTCC TACGCAGCCAACATGCACCTGAGCCTCAGGATGAGCCAATAGAGCTTGACCAACATCACTTGGAGTGCTCCAATTCCAACGAACGTCGCCAG GATGCTGCCGAGGTGCTCAAACAAATCCAGGAGGAGGAGTGGCGCTACTACTCCTTGGCTGCTGACAACCCCTATTATCTCACTGTACTTGAACAGGTGCTGGCAGAAATGAAGAAAGTGCACAAGGAGCCTCAAGTGATTGCCTCTTATCTTGCCCAGAAGGCTGCTTTTACAAGTGCTAGAAGGCGTGGCCGCACCATCAAAGTTCAGCCGACTGGAATAGCTAGACGTCGGCCTGGTGTGGGTAGAGGCTCAGGCAGACTGCGAGAGGGTCGCCCCTCCAAACATCAAAAGGCCAAGCGTGCACATGCACTGCACTTAAGCGTGAAGTGTGGTGTGCCCCATGCGAAGTCCCATGGAACTAGGCACTGA